One Planctomycetaceae bacterium genomic window carries:
- a CDS encoding cbb3-type cytochrome c oxidase subunit II, with protein sequence MFESKSGILFIGGLGFFVLAFVSNAMVPALMYDELPEQKVAELINSNLRYQFEDLARRYPDSFNAVYGEPPGGEEADQDWWNEKCAEALEYGHQLYVGEGCWHCHSQFIRPVSNEEERWGPVSHSWEYQNELQRPVLFGTRRVGPDLCREGGRRSNDWHAVHFFRPLDLSEGSPMPEYPWFFDGSADKPNARGLAIITYIQWLGSWQESYPYYEAYQPSMVANDDEQTEDNE encoded by the coding sequence ATGTTTGAAAGCAAATCGGGCATCCTGTTCATCGGAGGACTGGGCTTCTTCGTGCTGGCGTTTGTGTCCAATGCGATGGTCCCCGCCCTGATGTATGACGAATTGCCGGAACAAAAGGTCGCCGAACTGATTAACAGCAATCTGCGATATCAGTTTGAAGACCTGGCCCGAAGGTACCCGGACTCGTTCAATGCCGTCTATGGCGAACCGCCCGGCGGTGAAGAAGCCGATCAGGACTGGTGGAACGAAAAATGCGCCGAAGCTCTGGAGTACGGTCATCAGTTGTACGTCGGTGAAGGGTGCTGGCACTGCCACAGCCAGTTCATTCGCCCGGTATCAAACGAAGAGGAACGCTGGGGCCCGGTTTCACATTCGTGGGAGTACCAGAATGAACTGCAGCGACCGGTCCTGTTCGGAACCCGGCGAGTCGGGCCGGACCTGTGCCGTGAAGGAGGCCGGCGCAGCAACGACTGGCACGCTGTCCACTTTTTCCGGCCACTGGACCTGTCGGAAGGATCACCGATGCCGGAGTACCCGTGGTTCTTTGACGGTTCTGCCGACAAGCCCAATGCCAGAGGCCTGGCCATTATCACTTACATTCAATGGCTGGGGTCGTGGCAGGAAAGTTATCCGTATTACGAAGCCTACCAGCCGTCGATGGTTGCGAACGACGACGAACAGACGGAGGACAACGAATGA
- the nagB gene encoding glucosamine-6-phosphate deaminase, whose protein sequence is MAVNQDIGKLEHLKCEVFTNASEAARHVANAMSDLIRSRAAEGKNCVLGLATGSTPTGIYDELVRMHRHDGLSFRNVITFNLDEYYPMQPDELQSYVRFMNEHLFDAIDIPKENVHIPDGTVPAERVAEYCQQYEQAIADAGGIDIQLLGIGRTGHIGFNEPGSDETSRTRMITLDTVTRIDAASDFFGAENVPRKAITMGVGTILHARKIFILAFGENKAPIVARTVEGDPSPAVPATYLQRHENVEMLLDQAAAAGLTRTLFPWLVGTVQWEPALVRRAVIWLAEKMNKAILKLTDSDYNEEGLQDLLVEYGSAYEINLEVFRHLQGTIIGWPGGKPQDAKRPGDRPGRFDHIFPKRILCFSPHPDDDVISMGGTLIRLAKQGHDIHIAYQTSGNIAVFDDDAIRFAEFAAEFCSEFNVNSREITDLESHVDEFLKNKKPGQVDSDVVQKIKAIIRRGEARAGARCCGIPNEKLHFLDMPFYETGRVKKKPLGDKDIAIIVELLRDLQPHQIYAAGDLSDPHGTHRTCLKAIILACDLCRNDSWFRDSEVWLYRGAWQEWPVYQIEMAVPLSPLEVSRKRQAIFKHESQKDRALFPGPDMREFWQRAEARNAHTAERYDALGLAEYEAIEGFVRWDGKWGLDD, encoded by the coding sequence ATGGCTGTCAATCAGGACATCGGAAAGCTGGAGCATCTGAAATGCGAAGTGTTCACAAACGCGTCCGAGGCAGCTCGGCATGTGGCGAATGCCATGTCCGATCTGATTCGCAGCCGGGCCGCTGAGGGAAAGAACTGCGTCCTGGGACTCGCCACCGGTTCGACGCCCACGGGCATCTATGACGAACTGGTCCGCATGCATCGCCACGACGGTCTTTCGTTCCGCAACGTGATCACGTTCAATCTAGACGAATACTATCCGATGCAGCCCGATGAACTGCAGAGCTACGTGCGGTTCATGAACGAACATCTGTTCGATGCCATCGATATCCCGAAGGAAAACGTCCACATCCCGGACGGTACCGTGCCTGCCGAAAGAGTCGCGGAATACTGCCAGCAGTACGAACAGGCAATCGCCGACGCCGGGGGAATCGACATTCAATTGCTGGGGATCGGCCGCACCGGACACATCGGCTTCAACGAACCGGGATCCGATGAAACTTCGCGCACTCGAATGATCACGCTGGATACCGTCACGCGGATCGACGCGGCCAGCGATTTCTTCGGGGCCGAAAACGTTCCTCGCAAAGCCATCACGATGGGTGTGGGAACGATTCTGCACGCTCGAAAAATCTTCATCCTTGCGTTCGGCGAAAACAAGGCGCCCATCGTTGCTCGCACGGTTGAAGGCGACCCAAGCCCCGCCGTTCCCGCGACGTACCTGCAGCGGCACGAAAATGTCGAGATGCTGCTGGACCAGGCCGCCGCCGCGGGGCTGACGCGGACTCTGTTTCCGTGGCTGGTGGGCACCGTTCAGTGGGAACCCGCTCTGGTTCGACGAGCCGTGATCTGGCTGGCCGAAAAAATGAACAAGGCCATCCTGAAGCTGACCGATTCCGACTACAACGAAGAAGGGCTGCAGGATCTGCTGGTCGAATACGGTTCGGCGTACGAGATCAACCTCGAAGTCTTTCGCCATCTGCAGGGAACGATCATCGGCTGGCCCGGCGGAAAGCCGCAGGATGCGAAGCGTCCCGGAGACCGGCCCGGACGCTTTGACCACATCTTTCCCAAACGCATCCTGTGCTTTTCCCCTCACCCGGACGACGACGTCATCTCCATGGGCGGCACGCTGATCCGGCTGGCGAAGCAGGGGCACGACATTCATATCGCCTATCAGACGTCCGGCAACATCGCTGTCTTCGACGATGACGCCATCCGCTTTGCCGAATTTGCCGCGGAGTTCTGTTCGGAATTTAACGTCAACTCACGTGAGATTACCGACCTGGAATCTCACGTCGATGAGTTCCTGAAGAACAAGAAACCGGGCCAGGTGGACAGCGACGTCGTGCAGAAAATCAAAGCCATCATCCGCCGCGGCGAAGCGCGAGCGGGTGCTCGCTGCTGCGGCATCCCCAATGAGAAACTGCACTTCCTGGACATGCCCTTCTACGAAACCGGACGCGTTAAGAAAAAGCCGCTGGGCGACAAAGATATCGCCATCATCGTCGAACTTCTGAGAGATCTGCAGCCACATCAGATCTATGCGGCCGGTGACTTGTCGGACCCGCACGGCACTCATCGCACCTGTCTGAAAGCCATCATTCTGGCGTGCGACCTGTGCCGCAACGATAGCTGGTTCCGGGACTCAGAAGTCTGGCTGTATCGGGGAGCGTGGCAGGAATGGCCCGTGTATCAGATTGAAATGGCCGTGCCGCTCAGCCCGCTGGAAGTCAGCCGCAAGCGTCAGGCAATTTTCAAACACGAATCACAAAAGGACCGAGCTCTGTTTCCCGGTCCGGACATGAGGGAATTCTGGCAGCGAGCCGAAGCACGCAACGCTCATACCGCCGAACGGTACGACGCGCTGGGACTCGCCGAATACGAAGCCATCGAAGGCTTCGTGCGGTGGGATGGAAAATGGGGCCTGGACGACTGA
- a CDS encoding cellulase family glycosylhydrolase translates to MRPLARLLHPAAFLCAHLPHAGAALFAIVLMTARPLSAEPPEPVRVSDDGTHFVRGSAGERFVVWGVNYDHDHSGRLLDEYWVDEWETVVEDFREIKELGANCVRVHLQFGKFMDSPQQPNRAALAQLAKLVTLAEQTGLYLDITGLACYHRKNIPEWYDDLSEEDRWTAQARFWESVAEVCKSSPAIFCYDLMNEPILPGEPSTDWLTGELAGKFFVQRLSLDLNGRSREEVAEKWVNLMVDAIRRHDERHMVTVGVIPWVFVFGGGKPLFHSPSVGRRLDFVAVHFYPKSGEIEKALTALKAYETGKPVLIEEMFPLKCSIDELAEFIDQSSTHVDGWISFYWGATASELTSKPNASLGEAITAKWLEKFAELATPKQVA, encoded by the coding sequence ATGCGACCATTGGCACGACTCCTTCATCCGGCTGCGTTTTTGTGTGCGCATCTTCCACATGCCGGCGCGGCGCTGTTTGCGATCGTGCTGATGACCGCTCGGCCGTTATCGGCGGAGCCACCGGAACCGGTGCGTGTCAGCGACGACGGAACTCACTTCGTCCGCGGCAGTGCCGGCGAACGCTTTGTGGTGTGGGGCGTCAACTACGATCACGATCATTCCGGCCGGTTGCTTGATGAGTATTGGGTTGACGAATGGGAGACCGTTGTCGAGGACTTCCGCGAGATCAAAGAACTGGGAGCGAACTGTGTGCGGGTCCATCTGCAGTTCGGCAAGTTTATGGACTCACCTCAGCAGCCGAACCGCGCGGCGCTGGCTCAGCTTGCGAAGCTGGTGACGCTGGCCGAACAAACCGGGCTGTATCTGGATATCACCGGGCTGGCGTGTTACCACCGGAAGAACATTCCCGAATGGTACGACGACTTGTCCGAGGAAGATCGCTGGACGGCTCAGGCCAGGTTCTGGGAATCGGTGGCGGAGGTCTGCAAATCAAGTCCCGCCATTTTCTGTTACGACCTGATGAATGAACCGATTCTTCCCGGAGAACCGTCAACAGACTGGCTCACCGGAGAGCTGGCAGGCAAGTTCTTCGTGCAGCGGCTGTCGCTCGATCTGAATGGTCGCTCGCGGGAAGAGGTCGCGGAAAAGTGGGTGAATCTGATGGTCGATGCGATCCGTCGGCACGACGAACGGCACATGGTCACCGTCGGTGTGATCCCGTGGGTGTTTGTGTTCGGCGGCGGGAAGCCACTGTTCCATTCGCCGAGCGTCGGCAGGCGACTCGACTTTGTCGCGGTCCACTTCTATCCCAAATCCGGTGAGATCGAAAAGGCCCTGACCGCTCTGAAGGCGTACGAAACAGGGAAGCCGGTTTTGATTGAGGAAATGTTTCCGCTGAAATGCAGCATCGACGAACTGGCGGAGTTCATCGACCAGTCGTCGACGCACGTGGACGGCTGGATCAGCTTTTATTGGGGAGCCACCGCGAGCGAATTGACGTCGAAACCGAACGCCTCACTGGGCGAAGCGATTACCGCGAAGTGGTTGGAGAAATTCGCGGAACTGGCGACGCCGAAACAAGTCGCTTGA
- a CDS encoding DUF1570 domain-containing protein, protein MPTRLFAQTPQAQSNDAPVPELSHMLEEITAVIGTEERTLSGRLLATDTAGTHLFEERNATLHQIPSDAVRRRETRNEPFRYLSSEDLSAELLKQLPGGFEVTSAGPFLVCSNGSSEYAMYVGELLERVAAEYFEFWKESPVSVSAPAVSLPVIVFRTPQQYLEFAHGQHPDIEFTDVPGYYSIRFNQMLLPEGIPQDASSNRRSLLQYLRNQTRMVETIVHEGVHQLAFNTGLQVRYADNPLWMVEGLAVYFEGVSNRGTLLWSGPGLPSRTRLPAFTTAAERGTPALPLDDLISSNAPFQTSDRVAEAYAEGWALTFYLVRRNREAFDRLTMSVQQRKPVVSVSGDAWRKEFADAVQQPPEELEAELIRYMARIRPPR, encoded by the coding sequence ATGCCGACGCGCCTTTTCGCGCAGACGCCGCAGGCTCAATCGAACGATGCGCCGGTCCCCGAACTGTCCCACATGCTGGAAGAAATCACGGCGGTCATCGGAACGGAAGAACGGACGCTGTCCGGACGACTGCTGGCCACCGACACGGCCGGCACGCATCTGTTTGAAGAACGCAACGCGACGCTGCACCAGATTCCGTCCGACGCGGTTCGGCGCAGAGAAACGCGGAATGAACCGTTTCGCTATCTCAGCTCCGAAGACCTATCCGCCGAATTGCTGAAACAGCTTCCGGGCGGCTTCGAAGTGACCTCCGCCGGGCCATTCCTGGTGTGTTCCAACGGGTCATCCGAGTACGCGATGTATGTGGGAGAACTGCTGGAACGGGTTGCGGCCGAGTACTTCGAATTCTGGAAGGAGTCCCCCGTCAGCGTTTCCGCTCCGGCCGTTTCGCTGCCGGTGATCGTTTTTCGCACGCCGCAGCAATACCTGGAATTCGCACACGGTCAGCATCCTGACATCGAATTCACCGACGTGCCGGGGTACTACTCCATTCGATTCAACCAGATGCTGCTTCCGGAGGGTATTCCGCAGGACGCTTCGTCGAATCGCCGTTCGCTGCTGCAGTACCTGCGGAATCAAACGCGTATGGTTGAGACGATCGTTCATGAAGGCGTGCATCAACTGGCGTTCAATACGGGCCTGCAGGTGCGCTACGCCGATAATCCGCTGTGGATGGTTGAAGGTCTGGCGGTGTACTTCGAAGGCGTCAGCAACCGGGGCACATTGTTGTGGAGCGGTCCGGGGCTGCCCAGCCGCACGCGTCTGCCGGCATTCACAACGGCCGCCGAACGCGGGACGCCGGCGCTGCCTCTGGACGACCTGATTTCGTCAAACGCGCCGTTTCAGACATCGGACCGGGTTGCCGAAGCCTATGCCGAAGGCTGGGCGCTGACGTTCTATCTGGTTCGGCGAAACCGGGAAGCGTTTGATCGGCTGACGATGTCGGTGCAGCAGCGAAAGCCGGTCGTCAGCGTCAGCGGTGATGCGTGGCGAAAGGAATTCGCCGACGCCGTTCAGCAACCGCCGGAGGAACTGGAGGCCGAACTGATTCGATACATGGCTCGCATCCGTCCGCCCCGATGA
- a CDS encoding cbb3-type cytochrome c oxidase subunit I: MSEATVSANNSKSGGTSLRSHAELVDETLVKAYFLAALTFLTISMIAGLLMAMQLIRHNPLAGIEFFSPGRWRMLHTNAVAYGFLANAFLGILHWIVPRLTLQPVLDRRLSVAIFVAWQGVVLATAVGLLIGQAQGLEWGETPVWIDPVAQLGLLLVAINFMTPIAKMKGPLYVTLWYFMAMFVWTFLTYAMGNFVPQYFVTGTSAGAVGGLFIHDLVGLFVTPLGWGMMYYFVPILLKRPIWSHGLSLVGFWGLAFFYPLQGIHHFLYTPIPMFLQYGAVVSTIAVELVVTTVVINFFGTIWGAFSTVKTNLPIRWFYTGMVFYFLTCLQCAFQVTLTFQKIIHFSDWVVGHAHLVMFGVFSMWIMGVMTYLFPRMLNRNWYSAKACEWHFWLSTIGVLVMAGDLTLLGVFQGWSWAALEPWDASVDFSYPFWVLRALAGLCMFSGLLVFLWNIWKTWSLAPTGSHAGRVEAEAA, translated from the coding sequence ATGAGCGAAGCAACCGTTTCAGCGAACAACAGTAAGTCCGGCGGCACATCGCTGCGGTCTCACGCGGAACTTGTCGACGAGACGCTGGTCAAGGCGTATTTTCTCGCCGCCCTGACATTCCTGACGATCTCCATGATTGCGGGACTGCTGATGGCGATGCAGTTGATTCGTCACAATCCGCTGGCCGGCATTGAATTCTTTTCACCGGGACGCTGGCGAATGCTGCATACCAACGCCGTTGCCTACGGATTTCTGGCGAACGCGTTTCTGGGCATTCTGCACTGGATTGTACCTCGCCTGACGCTGCAGCCTGTTCTGGACAGGCGTCTGTCCGTGGCGATTTTTGTTGCCTGGCAGGGCGTTGTCCTGGCAACCGCCGTCGGACTGCTGATCGGCCAGGCTCAGGGTCTGGAGTGGGGCGAAACTCCGGTGTGGATTGACCCGGTGGCTCAACTGGGGCTTCTGCTGGTGGCCATCAACTTCATGACGCCCATCGCAAAGATGAAGGGACCGCTGTATGTCACGCTGTGGTACTTCATGGCGATGTTTGTCTGGACATTTCTGACATACGCCATGGGCAACTTTGTGCCGCAGTATTTTGTGACCGGCACAAGTGCGGGAGCTGTCGGAGGACTATTCATTCACGACCTGGTCGGCCTGTTTGTGACTCCGCTGGGCTGGGGAATGATGTACTACTTCGTTCCGATCCTGCTGAAGCGCCCCATCTGGAGTCACGGTCTGTCGCTGGTCGGATTCTGGGGTCTGGCCTTCTTCTATCCGCTGCAGGGCATCCATCACTTTCTGTACACGCCGATTCCCATGTTTCTGCAGTACGGTGCCGTGGTGTCCACGATCGCCGTGGAACTGGTGGTCACAACCGTCGTCATCAACTTCTTCGGCACGATCTGGGGGGCGTTCAGCACTGTCAAAACGAACCTGCCGATTCGCTGGTTCTACACCGGCATGGTGTTCTATTTCCTGACATGTCTGCAGTGTGCGTTCCAGGTGACGCTGACGTTTCAGAAGATTATCCACTTCAGTGACTGGGTCGTCGGACACGCTCATCTGGTGATGTTCGGTGTGTTTTCGATGTGGATCATGGGTGTGATGACCTATCTGTTCCCCAGAATGCTGAACCGGAACTGGTACAGCGCGAAGGCGTGTGAATGGCATTTCTGGCTTAGCACGATCGGTGTGCTTGTGATGGCCGGCGACCTGACTCTGCTGGGAGTCTTTCAGGGCTGGTCCTGGGCCGCTCTGGAACCCTGGGACGCGTCTGTCGACTTTTCCTATCCGTTCTGGGTACTGCGTGCCCTGGCGGGGCTGTGCATGTTCTCCGGACTGCTGGTGTTTCTCTGGAACATCTGGAAAACATGGAGTCTGGCTCCGACAGGCAGCCACGCAGGCCGTGTCGAAGCTGAGGCTGCGTAG
- a CDS encoding c-type cytochrome produces the protein MIVRSAVDTRFAVAAMAALAVVGCERAEPLQWASGREVQALPEQLQQAVNDVVHEHSGSAVNPKLVSKPDAPLAFTLHLEHGQAVYMRRCVQCHGVSGAGDGPAADLLYPRPRDYTKGIFKFTSTQYGGKPRREDLVSTLRRGITGTSMPSFSILPKEDIEAVVDYVMVLSQRGELELQLAMEADVSEELDPEYVPEFVEDVVRRWNEAEADLTQPLTPQPQLTPDRVTEGRKAFLSKGCSKCHGDDGRGHTKDNIGRDSWGYSTRAADLTSGMLHGGQEPIDIYRRILNGINGTPMPGFRSSLQEEPETIWNLVAYVLHVSNRRREGEAIPAGLMKPFDTGHASDSEAGE, from the coding sequence ATGATTGTACGCAGTGCCGTTGACACACGGTTCGCGGTGGCAGCCATGGCGGCTCTGGCAGTCGTCGGATGCGAGCGGGCGGAGCCGTTGCAGTGGGCGTCAGGCAGGGAAGTGCAGGCTCTGCCCGAACAACTGCAGCAGGCCGTGAATGATGTCGTGCATGAGCATTCGGGAAGTGCCGTTAACCCGAAACTCGTCAGCAAACCCGATGCGCCGCTGGCCTTCACTCTGCATCTGGAACACGGCCAGGCGGTCTACATGCGTCGGTGCGTGCAGTGTCACGGAGTCTCCGGTGCCGGCGACGGACCGGCCGCTGATCTTCTGTATCCGCGTCCCCGCGACTACACAAAGGGCATTTTCAAGTTCACGTCCACGCAATACGGCGGCAAGCCTCGTCGCGAGGACCTGGTGAGCACTCTGCGCCGGGGAATCACCGGCACGTCGATGCCGTCATTCAGCATCCTGCCGAAGGAAGACATCGAAGCCGTTGTCGACTATGTGATGGTGCTGTCTCAGCGCGGAGAACTGGAACTTCAGTTGGCGATGGAAGCAGACGTTTCGGAGGAACTGGATCCGGAATACGTACCGGAATTCGTGGAAGACGTGGTGCGCCGCTGGAATGAGGCGGAAGCCGATCTGACACAGCCGCTGACTCCTCAGCCACAGCTGACTCCCGACCGTGTGACCGAAGGGCGCAAGGCGTTTCTGAGCAAGGGCTGCAGCAAGTGTCACGGCGACGACGGACGCGGACACACCAAAGACAACATCGGCCGCGATTCGTGGGGCTACTCGACGCGCGCCGCCGACCTGACTTCGGGAATGCTGCACGGCGGTCAGGAACCAATCGACATCTATCGCCGGATTCTGAACGGAATCAACGGAACTCCAATGCCGGGGTTCAGGAGTTCGCTGCAGGAAGAGCCGGAAACGATCTGGAACCTGGTGGCCTATGTCCTGCACGTATCCAACCGCCGTCGCGAAGGAGAAGCCATTCCGGCGGGACTGATGAAACCGTTCGATACCGGCCATGCGTCCGATTCCGAAGCAGGTGAGTAG
- a CDS encoding carboxypeptidase regulatory-like domain-containing protein, which yields MMTSAMRSAQRVICRFWVMAGAASIILAGTGVGGALAADTGSFSGVILFDGNVVELPPLVAAGAAVKDAEVCSAEPVADESLVVGENKGIANVFVYLRRAPKGYKGEAPKEPVVIDQKGCAFVPHAMTIQAGQKVLVKSSDAIQHNLHTVPKRNQSTNLLIKPNEQDGVEIEYRLAEAEPFNVKCDIHAWMSSYHLVLDHPFMAVTDENGKFQIDGLPPGKHEFRVWHERGDVLEKGLKVDVAAGKTEEVTLKYGSDRFPAK from the coding sequence GTGATGACATCAGCTATGAGGTCTGCGCAGCGAGTAATTTGCCGATTCTGGGTAATGGCGGGTGCGGCATCCATAATTCTGGCCGGCACTGGCGTCGGCGGCGCGCTGGCGGCGGATACGGGGTCGTTTTCCGGAGTCATTCTGTTTGACGGCAACGTTGTGGAACTGCCGCCGCTGGTGGCAGCCGGGGCTGCCGTCAAGGACGCGGAAGTTTGTTCTGCGGAACCGGTCGCGGACGAGTCGCTTGTTGTGGGGGAAAACAAGGGAATCGCAAACGTCTTCGTGTATCTCCGCCGCGCGCCAAAGGGCTACAAGGGTGAAGCTCCAAAAGAGCCTGTGGTCATCGACCAGAAGGGTTGTGCTTTCGTTCCGCACGCGATGACCATTCAGGCGGGCCAGAAGGTGCTGGTCAAGAGCAGCGATGCGATTCAGCACAATCTGCACACCGTGCCAAAACGCAATCAGTCGACGAACCTGCTGATCAAACCGAATGAGCAGGATGGAGTGGAAATCGAGTACCGGCTTGCCGAAGCGGAACCCTTCAATGTGAAGTGTGACATTCACGCGTGGATGTCGTCGTATCACCTGGTGCTGGATCACCCGTTCATGGCGGTGACCGACGAAAACGGCAAGTTCCAGATCGACGGCCTTCCGCCCGGAAAGCACGAATTTCGTGTCTGGCACGAACGCGGTGATGTGCTTGAAAAAGGCCTGAAAGTGGACGTCGCGGCCGGCAAGACCGAAGAGGTCACGCTGAAGTACGGCTCCGATCGCTTTCCCGCAAAGTAG
- a CDS encoding cation-translocating P-type ATPase: MTQPEYCVYCGLPTGGTVTVAGTEAHPPSTASQDAYCCYGCRVAHTIVRERGTAGAVRWTMVRLGLAIFFTMNLMAFTMVRWSLDVYDVQPDPFQQKLFEVFRWLGLVLGLPVLLLLGMPLLQSAVEGWKHRIFSTDLLIATGVVAAYLVSAANVVRDSGTTYFEVGAMVLVMVTLGRWFEAVGKQKATEALDSLAGLLPAHVFRLADNADGQTEEQIDSAVIEVGDRLRVRAGERFATDAVVVKGSASVDEHVFTGESTPVAKAIGDEVLAGTVNLDGDVVVRVTAALRAGAFGRLLAVLQQARQTRGHYQRLTDRVASWFFPIVTLVAATAFVMHFSSGIGTAIQVSLAVLLIACPCALGLATPLAVWTALSTAVRNQVLFRSGEAIERLAAAKTVCFDKTGTLTTGEPRVMQMTLLGDAAALSVAEVGHELAQASAHPFSRAVSRYLELRWPQVARRVSSTRYETRTVPSGGVEGIASDGRLSRLGSMEFACCEFHVPAGAPAVIPIPSSTDADRFCAQCRNKLPLGLRMQMDRLRLAADQQAASVVMVSTNGVPAAAVLLAETIRTEAPAAIERLSGLGLPVHVLTGDREAKAHRLREALFSRQMQSNSEENSQTEIRCNLRPEDKVAAVEDIRRTQGTTVMVGDGINDAPALAASDAGIAMGCGADVSRDSAHICLLTNDLTRVPWAIDLARRTRSVIRQNLFWAFAYNSVGVVLAASGKLNPAIAAALMIGSSLLVISNSLRLMQNGDMANDDTQTPSNSGTEETGAGGAAESRNAIPVASNHVQDVLRSSCKTSARFSLVESAGGTR, translated from the coding sequence ATGACGCAGCCGGAATACTGCGTGTACTGCGGGCTGCCGACCGGCGGCACGGTAACCGTCGCCGGAACAGAGGCTCATCCGCCGAGCACGGCTTCTCAGGATGCCTACTGCTGCTACGGCTGTCGCGTTGCTCACACAATTGTGCGCGAACGCGGGACAGCCGGTGCTGTTCGCTGGACGATGGTGCGGCTTGGTCTGGCCATCTTTTTCACGATGAACCTGATGGCGTTTACGATGGTCAGGTGGTCTCTGGATGTCTACGACGTTCAGCCGGACCCGTTCCAGCAGAAACTGTTCGAAGTCTTTCGCTGGCTCGGTCTGGTCCTTGGCCTGCCGGTGCTGCTGCTGCTGGGGATGCCACTGCTGCAGAGTGCCGTTGAAGGCTGGAAGCACCGCATTTTTTCGACCGACCTGCTGATTGCCACGGGAGTCGTCGCCGCCTACCTGGTTTCCGCGGCCAACGTCGTTCGCGACTCCGGGACAACGTACTTCGAAGTCGGTGCCATGGTCCTGGTGATGGTGACTCTGGGCCGCTGGTTCGAAGCGGTCGGCAAACAGAAGGCCACCGAAGCGCTGGACAGTCTGGCCGGACTGCTGCCGGCTCATGTGTTCCGCCTGGCGGACAACGCTGACGGACAGACTGAGGAACAGATTGATTCCGCCGTGATCGAAGTGGGCGACCGGCTGCGTGTGCGGGCGGGCGAGCGATTTGCCACCGACGCTGTCGTCGTAAAGGGATCGGCCTCCGTCGACGAACATGTCTTCACGGGTGAGAGCACTCCGGTGGCGAAGGCGATCGGCGATGAGGTTCTTGCGGGGACTGTGAACCTGGACGGCGATGTCGTCGTGCGGGTCACCGCCGCGCTGCGGGCGGGAGCGTTTGGACGGCTGCTGGCTGTTCTGCAACAGGCCCGACAGACTCGCGGGCACTATCAGCGGCTGACGGATCGAGTGGCGTCGTGGTTCTTTCCCATTGTGACGCTCGTCGCCGCGACGGCATTCGTCATGCATTTTTCCAGCGGAATCGGGACAGCGATTCAGGTCAGTCTTGCCGTGTTGCTGATCGCGTGTCCGTGCGCACTGGGACTGGCGACTCCCCTGGCGGTGTGGACGGCGCTCAGCACCGCGGTACGCAATCAGGTGTTGTTTCGAAGCGGCGAGGCCATTGAGCGGCTCGCCGCGGCGAAAACCGTTTGCTTCGACAAGACCGGCACGCTGACAACCGGCGAACCGAGAGTCATGCAGATGACGCTGCTTGGCGACGCGGCGGCACTGTCCGTTGCGGAAGTCGGCCACGAGCTGGCTCAGGCGTCCGCTCATCCGTTTTCGCGAGCTGTCTCCCGGTACCTGGAACTCCGCTGGCCGCAGGTCGCGCGGCGGGTGTCGTCCACACGATACGAAACTCGGACCGTTCCAAGCGGCGGTGTCGAAGGCATCGCGTCCGACGGACGGCTGTCGCGACTCGGCAGCATGGAATTCGCCTGCTGCGAATTTCACGTCCCGGCCGGCGCTCCCGCTGTGATTCCCATTCCGTCTTCAACCGATGCCGATCGATTCTGTGCTCAGTGCCGCAACAAACTTCCGCTGGGACTGCGAATGCAGATGGATCGACTGCGGCTGGCAGCGGACCAGCAGGCGGCTTCCGTTGTCATGGTATCGACCAACGGAGTGCCCGCTGCCGCGGTTCTGTTGGCTGAGACAATTCGAACCGAAGCTCCCGCCGCGATTGAGCGGCTATCCGGTCTGGGATTGCCCGTGCATGTACTGACCGGAGATCGAGAAGCAAAAGCACATCGCCTGCGAGAAGCACTGTTCAGTCGACAAATGCAATCGAACTCGGAAGAAAATTCGCAGACGGAAATTCGCTGCAACCTGCGGCCCGAAGATAAGGTCGCGGCGGTGGAAGACATTCGCAGGACGCAGGGCACGACCGTGATGGTCGGTGACGGAATCAACGACGCACCCGCTCTGGCCGCCAGCGATGCCGGGATCGCCATGGGTTGCGGAGCCGACGTGTCGCGCGATTCGGCTCACATCTGCCTGCTGACCAACGACCTGACGCGAGTTCCCTGGGCCATTGATCTGGCCCGCCGGACTCGCTCTGTTATTCGCCAAAACCTGTTCTGGGCGTTTGCGTACAACAGCGTGGGAGTCGTGCTGGCGGCGTCCGGAAAGCTGAACCCGGCCATCGCCGCCGCGCTGATGATTGGCAGCAGCCTGCTGGTGATTTCCAACAGCCTGAGACTGATGCAAAACGGCGACATGGCAAACGATGACACTCAGACACCGTCCAATTCCGGCACCGAAGAAACCGGCGCTGGGGGTGCGGCGGAGTCGCGGAACGCTATACCGGTCGCGTCGAATCACGTTCAGGATGTCCTGCGAAGTTCGTGCAAAACGTCAGCTCGGTTCAGCCTTGTTGAAAGCGCGGGAGGCACCAGATGA